TTCTCTGCCAGAAGTTCGAAGCCCTTGTTGAGCATCTGCGCTATATCCGGCTTGATCATGTAGACCGGGAAAGGAAGGAACGATGCGAACGGGTCGTAGTCAAAACAGCCGACAACGATGTCGCCAAACGCCTCGCCGTCATGACGCCCCATGAAACGCAGCAGGCCTTCGAAATTGATCGATGAATTGACGAAAAAGCAGCGGGGCAGGCGGCCTTTGCGTTCAAAGAAACGCTCGAAAGCCAGTTCCGTCATGCGTGGCGAATAGCCGGTGATCTCGATATCATCCCCGTTATCGACCCCGAAATAGGCGGCCTTGGTGGCATGGAAGCCATCTATACGGGCGCGGCTGGCGTGGTCGTCATGACCGCCGAACAGGATGACGTCGTCAGGGCCGAGAGGTCCGCCTTTTTCCGCATGGGCAAGGATTGCGGATGTCAGTATTTCCGCACCGTGCCTGTTGTCGGAAATGACGGAGGGTACGAATTTGCCGGGAAGGTCGATATTGACATGCGGCAGTGCCGCGCGGGCGCAGACCTGGTGCACGCCATCGGGATCGGTCGCGCCCGCAATGAAGAGGGCATCGATCGAATAGGCGATCAGGGTCTCCACGGTGCGGCGTTCTTCCTCGGGATCGCGCCGCCCGGAGACCACCATGGGCGACAGGCCGCGTTTGCGGGCCTGCCCTTCGAATGTCTGCGCCATCGATGAAAAGAACCGGTTGTCATAAATGGGTACCAGAAGCCCGACGAGACCGGATTTTGAACTCCTCAAACCGCGGGCCTGCAGGTTGGTGGTGTAGCGATGCGCTTTGGCGAGCGAGAGAATCTTATCGGCAGTCTCCTCCGAAATCCGCCGTTTGCGCCATGATCCGTTCAACACCGCGCTCACTGTCGAGGCTGATGCGCCCGACAATATCGACAAGTCATAAATGGTGGCTTTCTTGGAAGTTATACCCGTCACTGTGATCTCCCCAACTGATTCCAATTATTAGAGCACACATCCCCTTGACGGAAGGGCGCTTCATGATATGGTTATTGCACCATCGATTGTGCAACTTGGCAATATCGATTGTGCAAGATGGTTGCTGTGGGAGTGGCAAGGGAGAGTCTCGAATAAGCGAGATGAGAAATTTTGAACGCGCCAGATGAAAAATGGCTGCGGCGGGTTTCGTTTGCCTAGTTTTTTGAGGAGGAGCATCATGAAGAAAATTATTGTTGCAGCGGTCGGCCTGTCGCTCGCGCTGCTCTCGTCCGTAGCCTTCGCCGA
This portion of the Agrobacterium tumefaciens genome encodes:
- a CDS encoding LacI family transcriptional regulator produces the protein MTGITSKKATIYDLSILSGASASTVSAVLNGSWRKRRISEETADKILSLAKAHRYTTNLQARGLRSSKSGLVGLLVPIYDNRFFSSMAQTFEGQARKRGLSPMVVSGRRDPEEERRTVETLIAYSIDALFIAGATDPDGVHQVCARAALPHVNIDLPGKFVPSVISDNRHGAEILTSAILAHAEKGGPLGPDDVILFGGHDDHASRARIDGFHATKAAYFGVDNGDDIEITGYSPRMTELAFERFFERKGRLPRCFFVNSSINFEGLLRFMGRHDGEAFGDIVVGCFDYDPFASFLPFPVYMIKPDIAQMLNKGFELLAENRTEPEVTIIEPTLIPPRTALEGPLDDIWDPLALRRMAR